One genomic window of Salvelinus alpinus chromosome 9, SLU_Salpinus.1, whole genome shotgun sequence includes the following:
- the LOC139584365 gene encoding protein Wnt-2 has translation MNLLPSGICFYLSVAICWLTSRVDGSWWYMGTLGSQVMCDNIPGLINKQRQLCRQHPKVMQAIGAGIKDWIGECQHQFQNHRWNCNTMARDHNLFGRLLLRSSREAAFVHAISSAGVVHTLTRACSQGELQSCSCDPTKKGSSRDAKGTFDWGGCSDHVEHAMRFSQSFIDAKERKERDARALMNLHNNRAGRKAVKRFMSLECKCHGVSGSCSVRTCWLALADFRRTGDYLRRRYNGAVQVAMNQYGTGFTTAQRHFKRPSKNDLVYFEDSPDYCIRDQESGSVGTGGRVCNRTSRAVDSCEVMCCGRGYDTTRVSRTTKCECKFHWCCAVHCRDCNQEMDVHTCKAQT, from the exons ATGAACTTATTGCCAAGTGGAATATGTTTCTATTTATCTGTAGCAATCTGCTGGCTAACGTCAAGGGTCGACGGATCTTGGTG GTACATGGGCACCCTCGGGTCGCAAGTGATGTGCGACAACATCCCCGGGTTAATCAACAAACAGCGGCAGCTGTGCCGCCAGCATCCCAAAGTTATGCAGGCGATTGGAGCCGGGATTAAAGACTGGATCGGGGAGTGCCAACATCAGTTTCAGAACCACCGCTGGAACTGCAATACCATGGCGCGAGACCACAACTTGTTCGGACGCCTACTGCTGCGTA GCAGTCGTGAAGCGGCCTTTGTGCACGCCATCTCCTCGGCTGGGGTGGTCCACACGCTGACCCGGGCTTGCAGCCAGGGAGAGCTGCAGTCGTGCTCCTGTGACCCCACCAAGAAGGGCTCGTCCCGGGATGCCAAGGGGACGTTCGACTGGGGCGGCTGCAGCGACCATGTGGAGCACGCCATGAGGTTCAGCCAGTCCTTCATAGACGccaaagagagaaaggagagagacgcCAGGGCTCTGATGAACCTCCACAACAACCGCGCTGGGAGAAAG GCGGTGAAGCGGTTTATGTCCCTGGAGTGTAAGTGTCATGGCGTGAGCGGCTCCTGCAGCGTCCGGACCTGCTGGCTGGCCCTGGCCGACTTCCGCCGCACGGGCGACTACCTGCGGCGGCGCTACAACGGGGCGGTGCAGGTGGCCATGAACCAGTATGGCACGGGCTTCACCACCGCACAGCGACACTTCAAACGGCCCAGCAAGAACGACCTGGTCTACTTCGAGGACTCGCCAGACTACTGCATAAGAGACCAAGAGTCTG GTTCGGTGGGGACGGGAGGGCGGGTGTGCAACCGGACGTCTCGCGCCGTAGACAGCTGCGAGGTTATGTGCTGCGGCCGGGGCTACGATACAACACGCGTCAGCCGCACCACCAAGTGTGAGTGCAAGTTTCACTGGTGCTGCGCCGTGCACTGCCGGGACTGCAACCAGGAGATGGACGTGCACACCTGCAAGGCCCAGACATGA